In Rhinoraja longicauda isolate Sanriku21f chromosome 29, sRhiLon1.1, whole genome shotgun sequence, the sequence ccaacaccggggaaatttactgtgttacagcagcaaagtggatcgcaagagatcattcattataaataaaagtaaagacaaggataaattgtcatcagtttactgtgtattccttaactgttactgttgataaGTTCGATGTTTACAGTCTTTATCTCATGGTTAGAGTTTAAAACTAGaggaaaaatgcagatgctggtttaaatcaaaagccggagtaactcaacgggacaggcagcatctctggagaaaaggaacaggtgacgtttcaggtcaaagcgctttgtctgaagaagggtccacccgttccttcttcccagagatgctgcctgacccgctgagttactccagctatttgtttctatcttcagctaAAAccggagggcagaggtttaaggggagaagggggaggtctaacagggacctgaggggcaacgttttccacacggagggtggtgggtgcgtggaacgagctgccacagggagCTGTAATGGGGGAACAATATTTAACAATATTTGTACATGAGGTGCAGAGTACACTGGTGCAATGTTTAAGATATTTTCTACAAGGtgcaaaatataaaatattaaaatatgttttaaaatattcatAACATTGCTTAAAATATGAGGGATGAAAATAGGTAGTGcaatatatttaagagagagttagatagagctctaggggctagtggaatcaagggttatggggagaaggcaggcacgggttattgattagggatgatcagccatgatcacaatgaatggcggtgctggctcgaagggccgaatggccacctgcacctattttctatgtttctatgtaatatttaaaatatttaacattatttcaaagacatttggagaggagGTGGACAAAAGTGCTCAGAGGGATATTGGACTAGCTTGGATAGatgtcttgtgtaggaaagaactgcagatgttggtttaaaccgaagatggagacaaaatgctggagtaactcaacggggcaggcagcatctctggagagaaggagtgggtgccattgtgggtcgagacccttcttcagacaggatgtCTAGGTCAGCAGGGAtgagtagggccaaagggcctgtgtctgtgctgtaggATTCTGCCAGGGACCATGTCTCACCTCATCATCCGCCTGCAGGAAGCTGTCTGCGAATTCCAGCCACTGGATCTGTAGCCGCGTCACGTTGCGGTAAAGCTGAGCGTCCTGGCAGCAAACGGATAGGTCGGTTATCCAGGGGACGTATAAAACTATaataggactggacaaactagatgcaggaaaaatgttcccaatgttgggcgagtccagaaccaggggccacagtctacgaataaaggggaggccatttaaaactgaggtgagaagtaacgttttcacccagagagttgtgaatttgtggaattctctgccacagagggcagtggaggccaattcactggatgaatttaaaagagagttggatagagctctcggggctagcggaatcaagggatatggggagaaggcaggcacgggttactgattgtggatgatcagccatgatcacattgaatggcggtgctggctcgaagggccgaagggcctcctcctgcacctattgtctatgtttctatggaacaagCCGGCCACAAAGGGGCAACTTCCCAAACTGACTGCCAGCGAGCCGGTTCCAGAGTCAAGAGAATATTATTgttgtgtgtcccagatagaacaattaaattattacttCAATACTTACTTTGGGGTTCAAAgaatctgtccccccccccctcacctccccccccctcccacccatctTATGCTCAGTGTAAGACACAGTTGAGGATGGGGATGGATTTACCAGCTGCTTTAGGGGTACCAGGACCATTTACTGTGTGGGAACTCGGTCTGAGGCAGTACTGCCCTGCTTGCAACACACATCGCTCTTTGTTGTCCTCTGTTTTAGACttcaaagatacagcgcggaaataggcccttcggcccaccgagtccgcaccgccccgcgagcactatcccacacacactaggggcaatttacaatttttacctcagccaattaacctacaaaccttcacctcttgtggagtgtgggaggaaaccggagcacccggagagaacctacgctatcacagggagaacgtgcaaactccgtacagacagcgcccgtggtcaggatggaaccagggattctggcgctgtgaggcagcagttctacccgctgcgccgccttCCCGTGCGCTGTTTTTTTATGTGAGCCAGGCATGCAGCAAGCTGTCCGGTTATCAACAGTTCTCAGTAACACGAGGTGGGGAGACCTGCAGATGCAGTTAGCACCACTGAccccagggtggcgcagcgggtagagctgctgcctcgcagcgccagagacccgggttccatcccgactacgggtgccgtctgtacgcagtttgtacattgtccctggtacCGAGTgtgttctctctgggtgctccggtttcctcccacactccaatgatgtgcaggtttgtgggtttatcTTAAAAGCCTTTTCGATGGGGTAGTGTGACCCCCACCCCATCTTATCTctgacccccccttcccccctgtccccccccccaaccccagccctgccctgccctgccctgccctgtcagTCTCTCGCCCTGGGTCTGATccccagttcactttagtttattgtcacgtgtaccgaggtacagtgaaaggttttgttgcgtgctggatACATGatcaaggaataacgtttagtgcgaggtaaagccagcaaagtccgatcaaaggtagtccgagggtcaccaatgaggcagatagtagctcagcaccgCCCTCCAGTCGCgggaggatggtttagttgcttgagaacagccgggaagaaactgtccctgaatctggaggtgcgtttccacacttctgtacctcttgcccggtgGGAGACGGGAGAACTCAACCTGTCCCTGCCCTGTGACCCAGGAGAGGTcgagcaggggtgggggtgggggaatggtggggggggtCCGGCGATGCGGCGACGCtgtgggacgggggggggggggggggggggggcggggaatggGGAGAACCCCGATACTCACAGCGCGGGGTTGAAAgtcctcctcccccagcccccacttctCACGGTAGAAGCGATAATATACCAGGTTCTGCTGCATGACGTCATCGTGTGGGTCAAAGAGCATGAAGGTGGCGACGCACGACACCGCCTTCTTGATGTCGTTCACTACAACACAACGCAGCGTCAgctccctgcacccccaccctgccactcccccacccaccctcccacccccaccctgccacactcccccacccaccctgccactcccccacccaccctcccacccccaccctgccacactcccccacccaccctcccacccccaccctgccactcccccacccaccctcccacccccaccctgccacaCCCACCctgccactcccccacccaccctgccactcccccacccaccctcccacccccaccctgccactcccccacccaccctcccacccccaccctgccactcccccaccccaccctcccacccccaccctgccacccccacccaccctcccacccccaccctgccactcccccacccaccctcccacccccaccctgccactcccccacccaccctcccaccccccaaccgcccaatcccccaccccccacccctgacccagcccccccacccccgacccacccccccacctcctcaccccccccccccaccctgccactcccacccccacccccccacctcctcacccaccctcccacccccaaccgcccaatcccccaccccagacccagccccccccacctcctcaatcACCCTCCTACCCAGCTccaccgtccctcccccacccagccaTACCCCCAGTCACCCAGCCCCACCCACCCGACATAgccacaccctcacccacccccaccgccccccccatccccccccacccatccccccccccacccatcccccccccacccatccccctccccacccatcccccctcacccatcccccctcctcacccacacccacccacccattccccccccacccatccctccccccacccacctcaccccctcactaccagccccctcctcacccacacccacccaccctcccacccagcCCCACCCTCGCAACTCTGCACCCCCTTCCctgccaccgagtccgcgcacaccagcactacccgacagctgggaccaattaacctacagaccgacgtccgcactaatcaagaatctgccaatctctgccttaaacatcccCACTGACTCGACCTCCACCGCCGCCCGTGGCGAGCAGCTCCAGACCGCAGACAGATGGCGGTGAGACACAGAGCAGCTTGAGCTGAGGTGAAGCAGGTGTGTGAGGCTGGTACTCACGTTTGTAGTAAGCAAACTGCAGGTAGTGGTACATCGTGGCCACAAACTTCTCCACAAAGAAGCCACCGACGTTGGGAGTCAGGTTCTGCTCACATTTCACTTTGCACTTCAGTGTTTCCACGTAGTGTtctgtggagggggagagatagtCAGAGAGTAACACAGTGTGGACAcacgcccatcagcccaacttgcccacaccggccaacttgtcccagctacactagtcccacctgcctgcgcttgatccttatccctccaaacctgtcctatccatgtacctgtctaatagttttttaaactttgggatagtcccagcctcaactacctcctctggcaggtcgttccatgcacccaccacgctctgtgtgaaaaagtcacccctcaggttatCATGGATTTTGGTTACAccgtccccccccccgtcctccccaGCTCACACCTGGCATGCAGGTGAGTTGACAGACCCAGACCAAGCAGGCCATCAACCCACCCGGAATCCAGACCCAGTTCTGAACCGagaggctgaagaagagtctcaacctgaaacgtcacccatccatgttctccacagatgctgcctgacccgctgagttactccagcacttagggcGTACATGCCCGTTGGGTGAGAACGTGGGGGAACTGACCTGCTATCGACGGGTAAAAGTCCTTGAAGTCAGTGACGTCGCACGAGTCTTCACAGCCGCTGAGACAGTCGTGGTGCGCTCGGTAATACTCCGGGACCGCGTGTTCCATCTCCGTGATGCTGCTGCGGAAATCGCCGCTGTTGTAAGCCTTCACTGCCTTCAAGAACAGCGTCTGTCGGCAGTTAGAGACACACAAAATCACAGAGTgaaaagtcagcaggtcaggcagcatctctggagagaaggaatgggtgacgtttcgggtcgagacccttcttcagactgagagtccgggagagggaagcgagagatgtggaagggtgaggtgtgaaaacgagagatcaaagggttcAAGGAATGTTGAATAGAGCATTGTTAACTTGGGAAAGTTGACATCGAGGCTTGCAACGTCAAATGTAATCAGGACAATCAATTGACTGGAGTTGGGGACGACCCCTCACTCTGACCTCTGCTCGTCAGACTCAGTTTCTTCcaacctcccctctacccccccccccttcttttgTTCATTTTAGGGataagagcgcggaaacaggccattcggccctacaagtttgcactagcactatcccacacaccgaggggcaatttacaattctaccaaaccaattagtctacaaacctgcacgtctttggagtgggaggaaaccgaagcacccggggaaaacccacgctgtcacagggagaacgtgcacactccgtacggacagtcaggatgaaacccgggtctctggcgctgaaaggcagcaactctaccgctgtgccaccgtgacgccctggtTTTGTAGTGTCCGATGTCTAGTTAATGACCTGACAGGTAACTGCAGCCCTGCCGAGGATTCCAGCACTCAGAAcatcatcgaacagtacagcacaggaacagtcaagtcaagtcaagtcaagtcaattttatttgtatagcacattttaaaaaaacccacgttgaccaaagtgctgtacatctgattaggtactaaggaaaaaaatgaaacatacagtagcacgcaaacagttcacagcgcctcctcaatgagcctcaaacgctagggagtagaaataggttttgagcctggacttaaaggagtcgatggagggggcagttctgatgggagagggatgctgttccacagtctaggagctgcaaccgcaaaagcgaggtcacccctgagcttaagcctagaccgcgggatagtgagtagccccacaatgtcctcatgagaggaatagatcgggtagacgcacagagtctcttgcctagagtaggggaatcgaggaccagaggaccagaggacataggttcaaggcgaatgaggaaagatttaataggaatccgaggggtaaccttttcacacaaagggtggtgggtgtatggaacatgctgccagaggaggtagttgagacagggactatcgcaacgtttaagaaacatttagacaggtacatggataggccagatttagagggatatgggccaaacgcagcctggtgggactagtgtggatgggacatgttggtcagtgtggacaagttgggccgaagggcctgattccacgcagtGTTACTATGGCTCTCTACGACTCTCTGATGTTGTatagggaaaaactgcagatgctggtttaaatcgaagattgacacaaaatgctggagtaactcagtgggtcaggcagcatctgtggggaacatggataggtgacgtttcacaaagtgctggagtaactcagcgggtcaggcagcatctgtggagaacatggataggtgagactgaagaagggtcttgacccgaaacgttgatgctttttctccagagatgctgcctgagcagctgttactccagcactcggtgtctatctttggtataaaaccggattctgcagttccttgttcctaccgtGACCACTCTCAGCGGGACCTCATCTCACCTCGTGCTCCCGAGCCTCCACATCCACCAGGTAGGTCTCGATGTCGGGGATGGTTTTGTAATAACTCATCTTCTTCTGCATGGCCGCATCTTTGGGATTCCGCTGCAGGAAGGTGTGAGCAGCAGCGATGGATTTCTCCAGCTTATGGAGCTGAGGAGCAAAGGCACAAATCAGAGGGCAAGTGAAGAAACCGTCACTGGGCCAGGCCACCACCTTAGGGTGCAGACACACAAACACTGCATTAGGAGCAGCTCATGCAACCTGCTCCATTCTTAATATTAATAACACTGTACActgcagacacgaaatgctggagcaactcagcgggccaaggagcatctctggagagaaggaatgagaactcaatgggtctccacccgaattgtcgcccattccttctctcctctatttCTTCtatatttggtgtattgtgttcagttctgggcaccgtgttacaggaaagatgttctcCAGTTGaaaagggtacggagaagatttacaaggagattgccaggactcgagggtgtgagctataggggaggttgagcaggctgggactcgattcattggagtgcaagaggatgagggcagATCTTATCGAgtcgctgcttcacagcaccagagatccgagttcgatcctgactacgggtgctgtctgtgtggagtttgcacgttctccccgtgatctgcggggttttctccgggtgctccggtttcctcccacactccaaagacgtgcaggtttgtcggtcaattggcttggtataattgtaaattgtcccaagtgtgtataagatagtgctagtgtacggggtgattgctggtcggtgcggactcagtgggccgaagggcctgtttccgtgctgtatctgaaaactaaactaaacaaaacatccgTAAAAGAAAATCTTAACAGGAATGGGGAAAGTTGGGTTGAAAGGGCATCTCTCTTCCGGACCGACAACAGAGccgggatgggccgaatggcctcctcctcaaaCTAACTAGCTGTCAGCTCATGGGCCCCACCTACTCTTACCCCCTTCACCGGAGACTTGATGGGTTCCACCATTCCCACTCCATCTCCCGGCCAACAAAGTGCGCAGCAAGGAACGGCagttgccggtttacaccaaagagagacacagaaacctaaacaagcagcatctctggagacaaggaaccggaaacgtcacctatttcatttccccagagatgctgtctgacccactgagttacgccagcgtttTGTGCGAACTCGCTGCCTAGAAGGTGTCCTTTCAAGCTCTCCACCCGTTCCTGAGTGgggttgtcagcactgggcctgtacttgctggagtttagaaggatgaagggggaccgaattacagaatagtgaaaggcctggatagagtggatgtggagaggatgtttccactagtgggagagtctaggaacagagggcacagcctcagaattaaaggacgttccttttggaaggagatgagaaaattgttcagtcagagggcggtgaatctgtggaattctgctacagaaggctgaggaggtcaagtcagtggatatttttaaagcagagatagattattgatttgtacccgggtgtcagaagttatgggaagaaatatagaaagtaggtgcaggaggaagccattcggccctttgatacagcactgccattcaatattatcatggctaataatccaaaatcagtaccccgttcctgctttatccccatatcccttgattcagttaaccctaagagttaaatctaatcttcttttgaaaacattcaatgaattggcctccactgccttctgtgggagagagttccacagattcacaactctctgggcgaaaaaggttttcctcatctcagacctaaatggcccatcccttattcttaaactgtaacccctgggtctggactcccccaacatcgggaacatgttacccgcacctagcctgtccaatcccttaagaaggcaggagaatgaggggttaggagggacagatagatcagccatgattggtgggacgaatgtcctaattctgctcctatcacttatgacccgatGAATTGGCTGCGCCCGGGACCGCGGTGCCAGGTCCGAAGTTGGGTCGCCGCCGccattgggctgggctgggccgggccgggaGGAGCCGAGCGCCGAGCGGGGACGTGGCATTTTCCACAGCCTCGCCGACCCGCCTACACTCACGCCGCAACCTGACGCGGGGGGTGGTTGAGAACAGACAGCGTCTGTCCAGGCGGGGAAAGACAGACTCATGAGGCGCAGAGTAACTGGAATGCGCCGCCACTTTCGCAgccagagaggggagggagggggaggatggcaggagagagggagggggaggagaggatgggtgggagagagagaatggcaggagagaggggggggggtgaggggtggggagggggagggggagaggtgttaCACTCTATCGATCAGATTAAACTCTCACTGGCCCAGTTTAATCCTACCAGGTGGAATTGAGCTCAAATGGTCTTTAAATAAAGTTCAGTGACAGGGACTGGAGTCACACACGCGGGGCTCCCCCGCAACGTGAAGTCGGGGCCCGCGACTCAATCCACTACTTTAAAATAAAGACCGAACGTGTTCACTTATCCAACAATAAGAGTCAAAATGGAGACTTAAGGAGGTGCAGATGTTGAAGCAGAATAATACAAGTTCAGTCACAGACCTCAAGCACAACGCGAAAACACCGCGAGTAACCGGAGACGTGCGAGATAACACGCGCTATAAACGAGTGGCTCCGTGTGTGGTTACGGTGTATCCACTGGGCGATTACAGTGTATCCACTGGGCGATTACAGTGTATCCACTGGGCGATTACAGTGTATCCATTGGGCGAATACAGTGTCCACTGGCGAATACAGTGTATCCACTGGATGGTTACAGTGTGTCCACTGGATGAATACAATGCACCCACTGGATGAATACAATGTGTCCCCGTGTGGTTACAGTGTTTACACTGGGTAATCACAATGTATCCGCTGGGTGATTACAGTGTATCTACTGGTGGTTACAGTGTCCCGGTGTGGTTATAGTGCAAACCCTGGTAATTGCAGTGTATCCCCGTTGGTTACAGTGTATCCACTGGGTGGTCACAGTGTATCCACTGGGTGGTTACAGTGTATCAACTGGAGGGGTTGATGGTGTATCCACTGGGTGGTCACAGTGTGCCCACTGGGTGGTTGCAGTGTATCCACTGTGTGTTGACCATGTATCCCCGTATGGTTCCAGTGTAACCATTGGGTGGTCACAGTGTGTCCCACTGGGTGGTTACAGTGTATCAACTGGAGGGTTGATGGTGTATCCACTGGTTGGGTACAGTGTATCCCCGTTGGTTACAATGTATCCACTGGGTGGTTCCAGTGTGTCCAGTGGGTGGTTCCAGTGTACAGAGCGAGCGAGCGCGAATGTTTCAACGTCCCGCGGCTGCCGGTCCCCACCTGGAAGTAGGCGCTCTCCAAGTACCTGTAGGGAATGCGATCGTCCAGCTGCTCCAGGGTCTCCTTGGCGGGGTAGGGCAGTTTGAAGACGGCAgcgagtgcttgcagcgccgtagACACATGGCCCGGTGCAGGATCTGGGCGAAGGCCTGCAGCTCGCTGAAGTTGGATGCGAGTGGTGGCGGAGCGGCGGCGGGCAGCGGACACTCGCTGCTACAGTGCGCCTGGCTCTCCCGCAACAAGCGGTATAGCCGCAGACTCAGCTCCAGATAGCGGATACTCTCCCGCCAGTTGCCCGCCGTGAACTGCTCCAGCGAGTAGCTGTAAGCAGAGTCCAGCGGCACCAGTTCGGCCTCCGGGAAACTGCGCCAACTGTACTTCTCGTACTGGGCCAGTGTGAGCAGCGCGCCGCCCAGCAGCAGCGCCGTGCAACGCCCAGCCCGCTCCATCCCCTCCCGCTACCAAGTGGCCGGCAGCACGTAGCTCCCGTCCCCAGCGAACACGGCCAGGCCCGGCAGCGCAGCGTGGAGGAAGCCGCGACCCAACCAGGTCCTAgagcccaccccctctccctgcctctcactctccctgcccatccctctccctgcctctctccctccatctctccccaccctcccccctcttcccctcccgctccccttccctctctcccctccatctcctcctccgtctctcccctctctcccctctcactcttcccctccctctccccctctcactattcccctccctctccccctccctctctcccctccctcttcccgtccttctctcctcctctccgCACTCCCcgcctctcactccccctccccctctcgccgTGTCTCCCCCACTCGCTGCTAGtcggagggtcaccaatgaggcagatagtagttcagcactgctctctggttgtggtgggatgcttcagttgcctgataacagccgggaagaactgtccctgaatctggaggtgtgcggtttcacacttctatgcatcttgcctgatgggagaggggagaagagggagtggccggggtgtgactcgaccttgattatgctgctggccttaccgagACACGtgagcaggccactcggcccgcCACAGCCGTGCTGAACACGGTGCCTGCGCGTGATACacgtccctccgttccctgcatatctatgtgcctgtctaaaactctcttaaacgccactatcgtatctgtctcgtcgccacctctggcagcgcgttccaggcaccctccaccctctgtataaaacacctgccccacacatccctttaaactttgcccctctcaccttacgtttaggttagagatacagcatggaaacaggccctttgccccccccccccccccccgagtcagtgctgaccagcgttcactagcactatctcaCACCAGCGGCAAtgtgcaattttaccaaaccaagttacctacaaatctgtacttctttggagcgtggaaggaacccggagcacccggggaaaacccacgcggtcatggggagaaggtacgaactccggacagacagcatcagcagaaagacaatacacaattactaTCAtgacgtccacagtgtacagaatacATGAGAAAGGCAATGATGTATAatgcaagatcaagtccagtcaagtccgatTAAGGACAGTGTgagagtctccagtgaggtagatggagatcaggaccactctctgctTGTTGGGAATGAGGGATGCATAACATGAGatttgtcatggagtcataccacACAGaaactttggcccaactcgcccttgccgaccaagatgccacgtctacactagtcccacctgcccatgttttgcccttacccctctaaacctttcatatccatgtacccgtcaatTGTCCTTTAAATATAGTTATAGaaactgcctccactacctcaccagcagcttgttccatccgccCACTACTCTGTGTGAATTAGTGTAGGTGTGCCCcaaatgaggaagggtctcgacctgaaacgtcacctatccatgttctccacagatgctgcctgacccgctgagttactctagctttttgtgtgtacattgtgtttttttctgtttGTCACATCGTACACAACAAATATAATCAAGCCGCACACACGTTCAACAGGGaaggcaaaggggaaaataccagtgtgcagaatatactcTAGTTACATGGTTAGAGGGTCAGTTGTAAAGCAAATGCGcgagttaaaactgaggtgagaaataactttttccacccagagttgtgaatttgtggaattctctgccacagaaggcagtggaagccaaatcactggatggatttaagagagagttaaatagagctctaggggctagtggaatcaagggatatggggagaaggcaggcacgggttactgattgtgcatgatcagccttaatcacaatgaatggcggtgctggctcgaagggccgaatggcctcctcctgcacctattttctatgtttctatgtaaaaagtGAATGGGTTGCAATGCGGTCGACAgattcaaatgctggagtaactcagcgggacaggcagcctctccggagagaatgagtgggtgatgtttcgggtcgagacccttcttcagactgtagtttggaagatcgggactacaccttAGCTTCTGGGAGGTTGGTTCAATAGTCAGGAGCAGCGGGATCGGCTGGTGTTCGGTGCCTCTGCACGGTGGAGGcagggaggggagacaggggggggaagagggagggcgaatggggggaggacagaggggaagtacagggagggagagagaggaaggggtgaggggggggagtgagggggggaggtgtgagggggggagaggaggggagggagaggagtaaggggggagtgagggggtagaggaggggaggagtgcagggggagaggaggagtgagggagggtagtgaggggggagagagaggagggggagagaaggggaagagtgaggggggtgtgaggtgGTAAAGGAGGGCAGNNNNNNNNNNNNNNNNNNNNNNNNNNNNNNNNNNNNNNNNNNNNNNNNNNNNNNNNNNNNNNNNNNNNNNNNNNNNNNNNNNNNNNNNNNNNNNNNNNNNNNNNNNNNNNNNNNNNNNNNNNNNNNN encodes:
- the LOC144607713 gene encoding LOW QUALITY PROTEIN: endoplasmic reticulum protein SC65-like (The sequence of the model RefSeq protein was modified relative to this genomic sequence to represent the inferred CDS: inserted 1 base in 1 codon); this translates as MERAGRCTALLLGGALLTLAQYEKYSWRSFPEAELVPLDSAYSYSLEQFTAGNWRESIRYLELSLRLYRLLRESQAHCSSECPLPAAAPPPLASNFSELQAFAQILHRAMCLRRCKHSLPXFKLPYPAKETLEQLDDRIPYRYLESAYFQLHKLEKSIAAAHTFLQRNPKDAAMQKKMSYYKTIPDIETYLVDVEAREHETLFLKAVKAYNSGDFRSSITEMEHAVPEYYRAHHDCLSGCEDSCDVTDFKDFYPSIAEHYVETLKCKVKCEQNLTPNVGGFFVEKFVATMYHYLQFAYYKLNDIKKAVSCVATFMLFDPHDDVMQQNLVYYRFYREKWGLGEEDFQPRADAQLYRNVTRLQIQWLEFADSFLQADDEMEVSEEPVPGGQGVLSDAEFEGMGDYEESIVADWWQVPKQKGDVDDASD